A section of the Pedobacter sp. HDW13 genome encodes:
- a CDS encoding 1-acyl-sn-glycerol-3-phosphate acyltransferase: protein MRKLLGGFYLLYAAIVFFMLMVFVCPFIILSMGIFKEKTGRKISFYFLKFWAWGFSLLTCLWFSASGAEIDTSRAYIYVGNHSSFLDAVAIVLGIPQAFSPLGKIEMLKIPVFGWIYKRLVVMIDRSSRESRDHSVAELRKDLADGQSILIFPEGTMNKSDQPLAPFYDGAFRLAIETQTPILPFAILNSRAHLPRTKPLLLNPGTIKTIFGEAIETKGLVAEDLEELKQKTFNVILNLLKK from the coding sequence ATGAGAAAGCTATTGGGTGGATTTTATTTATTGTACGCAGCAATTGTATTTTTTATGCTCATGGTTTTCGTTTGCCCGTTTATCATCCTCAGCATGGGTATTTTTAAAGAAAAAACCGGCCGGAAGATTTCTTTCTATTTCCTAAAATTCTGGGCCTGGGGCTTCAGTTTACTTACCTGTTTATGGTTCTCGGCCAGCGGAGCCGAAATTGACACCTCGCGTGCTTATATTTATGTTGGCAACCACAGTTCATTTTTAGATGCGGTAGCCATCGTACTGGGTATCCCGCAGGCTTTTAGTCCGCTGGGGAAAATAGAAATGCTTAAAATACCAGTATTTGGCTGGATTTATAAACGTTTGGTCGTAATGATTGACCGCAGCAGTCGCGAAAGCCGCGACCATTCGGTAGCCGAATTGCGCAAAGACCTCGCCGATGGCCAATCGATCCTAATTTTTCCCGAAGGAACGATGAATAAATCAGACCAACCCTTAGCTCCTTTTTATGATGGCGCTTTTCGCCTGGCTATTGAGACCCAAACACCAATTTTACCTTTTGCAATTTTGAACAGCAGGGCGCATTTACCACGAACGAAACCGCTTTTGTTAAACCCAGGTACTATTAAAACAATATTTGGTGAAGCCATTGAGACGAAAGGTTTGGTAGCAGAAGATCTGGAAGAATTGAAGCAAAAAACGTTTAACGTGATTTTAAACTTGCTGAAAAAGTAG
- a CDS encoding YicC/YloC family endoribonuclease, with translation MTGYGLATADYANAKYSVEIKSLNSKFLELNLKYPKAFSDKELILRNVCSKDIERGKVSLSINVERSNGEVTGASINTALLSHYYQQLVAVNNELGADSSNLLQTALTFPDVISYKEESVSEDEWNHLYQIFTTALANFNKFREDEGAVLKTDLELRIKNILSYFKSVEELEPKRITAIRDKFNQFLEDAVGKVNIDQNRFEQELIYYIDKIDITEEKTRLKSHCDYFLQTLASKEANGKKMGFISQEIGREINTMGAKANDAQMQQFVVGMKEELEKIKEQLLNVL, from the coding sequence ATGACAGGATACGGCTTAGCAACAGCCGATTATGCAAATGCAAAGTATAGTGTCGAAATCAAATCGCTCAACAGTAAATTCCTGGAGCTCAATTTAAAATATCCTAAAGCTTTTTCTGATAAAGAATTGATTTTGCGCAATGTATGCAGCAAAGATATCGAAAGAGGAAAAGTAAGTTTAAGTATCAATGTAGAACGCAGCAATGGCGAAGTTACCGGTGCCAGCATTAATACCGCCTTATTAAGCCACTACTACCAACAACTTGTTGCGGTTAACAACGAATTAGGAGCCGATAGCAGCAATTTACTGCAAACTGCTTTAACTTTTCCGGATGTGATCAGCTATAAAGAAGAAAGTGTAAGCGAAGATGAGTGGAACCACCTATACCAGATTTTTACTACTGCTTTAGCCAACTTTAATAAATTTAGAGAAGACGAGGGTGCTGTTTTAAAGACAGATTTAGAACTGCGCATTAAAAACATTCTTTCTTACTTTAAGTCGGTTGAAGAACTGGAGCCCAAAAGAATTACAGCTATCCGCGATAAATTTAATCAGTTTTTAGAGGATGCGGTGGGTAAGGTAAATATAGACCAGAACCGTTTTGAGCAGGAATTGATCTACTATATTGACAAGATTGATATTACCGAAGAAAAAACACGTTTAAAAAGTCACTGCGATTACTTTTTGCAAACTTTAGCCAGTAAGGAAGCAAACGGAAAAAAAATGGGCTTTATCTCGCAGGAAATAGGACGGGAAATTAACACCATGGGTGCTAAGGCGAATGATGCCCAAATGCAACAATTTGTGGTGGGAATGAAAGAAGAATTAGAAAAGATAAAAGAACAATTACTGAATGTGTTGTAA
- the gmk gene encoding guanylate kinase produces the protein MQGKLIIFSAPSGAGKTTIVHHLLQKFPELSFSISATTRELRGTEKHENDYYFITKEEFLHKVAHQEFVEFEEVYNGTFYGTLRSEIERIWNEGKHVIFDIDVEGGIRLKRKYEEDALAIFVQPPSLEVLKERLSGRGTDSPEKLQERFIKAEKELLYADKFDVILKNFDLATACAEAEQLVGDFLKK, from the coding sequence ATGCAAGGCAAATTAATCATATTTTCGGCACCATCAGGAGCAGGTAAAACCACCATCGTACATCATTTATTACAGAAATTTCCTGAGCTGAGCTTTTCTATTTCTGCAACTACCCGTGAGTTAAGAGGAACAGAAAAACACGAAAACGATTACTATTTCATCACTAAAGAAGAGTTTTTACATAAAGTGGCTCATCAGGAGTTTGTTGAGTTTGAAGAGGTTTATAACGGAACTTTTTATGGCACCCTACGTTCAGAAATAGAACGCATCTGGAATGAAGGCAAACACGTTATTTTTGATATTGACGTAGAAGGTGGTATCCGCCTGAAAAGAAAATACGAAGAAGATGCACTGGCCATTTTTGTTCAGCCGCCATCGTTAGAGGTATTAAAAGAGCGTTTAAGCGGTCGCGGAACAGATAGCCCTGAAAAATTACAGGAGCGTTTCATCAAGGCCGAGAAAGAATTGCTTTATGCTGATAAGTTTGATGTAATTTTAAAAAACTTTGACCTAGCAACCGCCTGTGCGGAAGCGGAGCAGTTGGTTGGTGATTTTTTGAAGAAATAA
- the nadD gene encoding nicotinate (nicotinamide) nucleotide adenylyltransferase produces the protein MKTGLFFGSYNPIHTGHLIIANYMANHTELDEVWLVVSPHNPLKDKNGLTNMYDRLEMAKLATENAEHIRVSDIEFALPQPSYTIDTLTYLHEKYPEKEFVLIMGADNLVSFKKWKNYEVLLKNYQIYVYPRPGANIEEWENHPAITFTQTPLMEISSTFIRKAIKAQKNVQFFLPDKVIDFIEGKGMYKS, from the coding sequence ATGAAAACTGGACTCTTCTTCGGTTCTTATAACCCCATTCATACCGGCCATTTAATTATTGCCAACTATATGGCCAATCATACTGAGCTGGATGAGGTATGGCTGGTGGTTTCTCCACATAATCCGTTAAAAGATAAAAATGGTTTAACCAACATGTACGACAGGTTGGAGATGGCCAAACTTGCCACCGAAAATGCCGAGCATATTCGGGTGAGTGATATTGAATTTGCCCTGCCACAACCTTCTTACACCATCGATACCTTGACATATTTGCACGAAAAATATCCGGAAAAGGAATTTGTGCTGATTATGGGCGCCGATAACCTGGTTTCGTTTAAAAAGTGGAAAAACTACGAGGTACTTTTAAAAAACTACCAGATATACGTGTATCCAAGGCCAGGAGCTAACATTGAAGAATGGGAAAACCATCCGGCAATTACTTTTACTCAAACACCTTTAATGGAAATTTCTTCAACCTTTATCCGCAAGGCCATTAAAGCGCAAAAGAATGTCCAGTTTTTCTTACCCGATAAAGTAATTGATTTTATTGAGGGTAAAGGGATGTACAAATCTTAA
- a CDS encoding glycoside hydrolase family 3 protein yields MLANQPKWVDSVFNKLNRRERIAQMFFVRAHTNLGQKYTDSVGQVIKREQLGGVIFFQGGPGRQAIATNAYQKLSRVPLIVANDGEWGLGMRLDSTISYPYQMALGAIQNKELLYKMGLEVAKDYKRMGMQMNLAPDADINNNPKNPVINYRSFGENKYNVATKVAAYMKGMQDGGLLTTLKHFPGHGDTDVDSHYDLPQLTFSATRLDTLEMYPFKELIKQGASGVMIAHMNIPSLDNTPNLPSTLSKPIVTGILKQKLGFKGLIISDAMDMKGVVKYFKNGEADLMGIIAGNDILELSENSDRAIKLVRKAVRQDRINMAEIDQSVRKILTAKYWAGLARKDTVVTQGIVAAVNRNASNALVQELANASVTLLKGKDYIKRLIPIRRTAIISIGVPAVTTFQKEIAKGYYNSVYYVLDKDANPTQISNIAREVAAFDQVIVGIHDSRSRPANNMPLNAGVKNFIKELSAKNAVFALFANPYNLAGLPGLENSKGLVVAYQKEDYMQISAAAVINNRLVPTGKLPVSVAPFYKFGEGF; encoded by the coding sequence ATGTTAGCGAATCAACCTAAATGGGTCGATTCGGTTTTTAATAAGCTAAACCGCAGGGAGCGCATTGCACAGATGTTCTTTGTACGTGCGCATACCAACCTGGGCCAAAAATACACCGATTCGGTTGGTCAGGTAATTAAGCGGGAGCAACTGGGTGGGGTTATATTTTTTCAGGGCGGTCCGGGCAGGCAAGCCATTGCCACTAATGCTTACCAGAAATTAAGCCGGGTACCTTTAATTGTTGCCAACGATGGCGAATGGGGATTGGGAATGCGTTTAGACAGCACTATATCTTACCCTTATCAAATGGCATTGGGTGCAATCCAGAACAAGGAACTTTTGTACAAAATGGGTTTAGAAGTTGCCAAAGATTATAAGCGCATGGGCATGCAGATGAATTTAGCTCCCGATGCCGACATCAACAACAACCCGAAAAACCCGGTGATTAATTACCGTTCTTTTGGCGAAAATAAATATAACGTAGCCACTAAAGTTGCGGCTTACATGAAAGGCATGCAGGATGGCGGCCTTTTAACTACGCTGAAACATTTTCCCGGTCACGGCGATACGGATGTAGATTCGCACTACGATTTACCTCAGCTTACCTTTTCGGCCACGCGGTTAGATACTTTAGAAATGTATCCTTTCAAAGAGCTGATTAAGCAGGGCGCGTCGGGCGTGATGATTGCACACATGAATATTCCCTCTCTTGATAATACCCCAAATTTACCTTCTACACTTTCTAAACCTATCGTTACCGGTATTTTAAAGCAAAAACTAGGTTTTAAAGGTCTGATTATTTCTGATGCAATGGATATGAAAGGTGTAGTTAAATATTTCAAAAACGGTGAAGCTGATTTAATGGGCATTATTGCAGGAAACGATATACTCGAGCTTTCTGAAAATAGCGATAGAGCGATTAAACTGGTGCGTAAAGCCGTTAGGCAAGATCGCATAAATATGGCAGAAATAGACCAGAGTGTACGCAAAATATTGACGGCAAAATACTGGGCAGGTTTAGCCAGAAAAGATACAGTGGTAACACAAGGCATAGTTGCCGCCGTTAACCGTAATGCCAGCAATGCATTGGTGCAGGAACTGGCCAATGCTTCGGTTACTTTATTAAAAGGTAAAGATTATATTAAAAGGTTAATTCCGATCAGAAGGACTGCTATTATCAGTATCGGTGTACCTGCTGTTACTACTTTCCAGAAAGAAATTGCAAAAGGTTATTACAACTCGGTTTATTATGTTTTGGATAAAGATGCAAATCCTACACAAATCTCGAACATTGCCCGCGAGGTAGCTGCTTTTGATCAGGTTATTGTAGGTATTCACGATAGCCGTTCCCGTCCGGCCAATAACATGCCGCTAAATGCCGGAGTAAAGAATTTCATTAAAGAACTATCAGCCAAAAATGCTGTTTTTGCCTTATTTGCCAATCCATATAACCTGGCAGGCTTACCTGGTTTAGAAAACAGTAAAGGGCTTGTTGTGGCTTACCAAAAAGAAGATTATATGCAGATTTCGGCCGCAGCAGTAATTAACAACAGACTGGTACCAACAGGTAAATTGCCTGTAAGTGTGGCTCCCTTTTATAAATTTGGTGAAGGATTTTAA
- a CDS encoding thioredoxin family protein: MKKIVILLTAVLISTAAFSQVKKEGVHIYNPQADAKADIATAVAKAAKENKHVLLQVGGNWCTWCIAFHNLVDSTATLKKYINDNFETVLVNYSPENKNESVLANLGYPQRFGFPVFLVLDGKGKVLHIENSSYLETEEVGANGKRKVGHDVKKITSFLKGWTTTAVNPETYKPKAK, from the coding sequence ATGAAAAAAATAGTGATTTTATTAACTGCTGTATTGATTTCTACTGCAGCTTTTAGTCAGGTGAAAAAGGAAGGGGTTCACATTTATAACCCTCAGGCCGATGCCAAAGCAGATATTGCAACAGCTGTTGCAAAGGCAGCTAAAGAAAATAAACATGTTTTATTACAGGTTGGGGGTAACTGGTGCACCTGGTGTATTGCTTTCCACAATTTGGTTGATAGTACAGCTACTTTGAAAAAATATATCAACGATAACTTCGAAACCGTATTGGTTAACTACAGCCCTGAAAATAAAAATGAAAGTGTTTTGGCTAATTTAGGTTATCCGCAACGTTTCGGTTTTCCGGTGTTTTTAGTTTTGGACGGAAAAGGAAAGGTATTGCACATCGAAAATTCGTCGTACCTGGAAACTGAAGAAGTAGGCGCTAATGGCAAAAGGAAAGTTGGCCATGATGTAAAGAAAATTACCTCTTTTTTAAAGGGATGGACCACAACTGCGGTTAATCCGGAAACGTATAAGCCAAAAGCAAAGTAG
- a CDS encoding TatD family hydrolase, whose amino-acid sequence MDFLDIHSHKTAEQPGAISIQSLSLTSDIFLAMSKKKPISVGLHPWYAQLDALEMQMRYLDVLARQPNVKLIGECGLDKLRGENVNNQLVILTEQIKLAEKLNKPLILHCVKCFSELIALKDRLKVKVPMIIHGFNKKELLGKQLLDKGFLLSFGTAILKAGTGAAKLLTEIDNFFLETDDANIPISEIYQAAANLKKCTVDELKARIFANWKNLNLL is encoded by the coding sequence ATGGATTTTTTAGACATACATAGCCACAAAACCGCTGAACAGCCAGGGGCTATCAGTATTCAAAGCTTATCGTTAACCAGCGATATCTTTCTAGCCATGTCCAAAAAAAAGCCAATTTCAGTGGGTTTACATCCCTGGTATGCGCAGCTTGATGCTTTAGAAATGCAAATGCGTTATTTAGATGTGTTGGCGAGGCAACCCAATGTAAAGCTCATTGGCGAATGTGGTTTAGATAAACTCAGGGGCGAAAATGTAAACAACCAGCTGGTTATTTTAACCGAACAAATCAAACTGGCAGAAAAGCTTAACAAGCCATTAATATTGCACTGTGTAAAATGCTTTTCCGAGCTGATTGCGCTTAAAGACAGGCTTAAGGTTAAAGTTCCGATGATTATTCATGGTTTCAATAAAAAAGAATTGCTGGGCAAACAGCTGTTGGATAAAGGCTTCCTCCTTTCGTTTGGAACGGCAATATTAAAAGCCGGCACAGGCGCAGCAAAACTGCTAACGGAAATAGATAACTTCTTTCTCGAAACCGATGATGCGAATATTCCGATCTCTGAAATTTACCAGGCCGCAGCCAATTTAAAAAAATGTACGGTTGATGAGCTTAAAGCTCGTATTTTTGCCAACTGGAAAAATTTGAATTTATTGTAA
- a CDS encoding ThiF family adenylyltransferase: MSDVTWLSRSALLVGNDGIEKLQAKHVLVIGLGGVGSFAAEFICRSGVGEMTIVDGDVVDPTNRNRQLPALATNHGVGKAEIMRERLQAINPELKLHVVDTFLTPEKCREILEGKFDYIMDCIDSVMPKITLLSTALEKNIPIVSSMGAGGKMDPTKLRITMLPDTYQCVFASYVRKRLNKLANAEKIKTVFSTEQMDKNSMIMTDGSNFKRSAYGTVSYLPAAFGGACASVVIRDLLGLKIEMAERPARISHKTLNKRKKKKA, encoded by the coding sequence ATGTCTGATGTAACCTGGCTTTCGCGCTCTGCCCTGCTTGTAGGAAATGATGGGATAGAAAAACTTCAAGCCAAACATGTTTTAGTAATTGGTTTAGGTGGTGTTGGCTCCTTCGCTGCAGAATTTATCTGCCGGTCGGGAGTTGGCGAAATGACTATTGTGGATGGTGATGTGGTAGATCCTACCAACAGGAACAGACAGCTGCCAGCTTTAGCCACCAACCATGGTGTAGGTAAGGCCGAAATTATGCGCGAGCGTTTACAGGCCATTAACCCTGAATTAAAACTGCATGTCGTTGATACTTTTCTTACCCCCGAGAAGTGCCGGGAAATTTTAGAAGGTAAATTCGATTACATTATGGATTGCATCGATAGTGTAATGCCCAAAATTACCTTACTATCTACGGCATTAGAGAAAAATATCCCGATTGTAAGTTCAATGGGTGCCGGCGGTAAAATGGATCCTACCAAATTAAGGATTACCATGCTTCCGGATACCTATCAATGTGTTTTTGCAAGCTATGTACGCAAAAGATTAAATAAGCTGGCAAATGCAGAGAAAATCAAAACAGTTTTTTCAACGGAGCAGATGGATAAAAATTCGATGATCATGACCGATGGGAGCAACTTTAAACGTTCGGCCTATGGAACAGTTTCCTATCTGCCAGCTGCATTTGGCGGAGCCTGCGCTTCGGTAGTAATCCGCGACTTACTGGGCTTAAAAATCGAAATGGCCGAAAGACCAGCCAGAATCAGTCATAAAACACTTAACAAAAGGAAGAAAAAAAAAGCTTAA
- a CDS encoding exodeoxyribonuclease V subunit beta, protein MPKPLKILQASAGSGKTFSLTAHYLTLLFSGENKYREILAVTFTNKATEEMKTRILEVLLGLAKGNPAKKIDDYRQLILQAYPEMSSQELQFKADKIYRKILHDYSRFSVSTIDGFVQKVIRGFAFELGLNADYNLEMNYDKVKDDLVAKLDEALDHNKQLLQWIIDLAIERISDNKSWNYKFELYNLIGEIFSERFQIFEDAVSALGLENIDELFKKYISITKAEIKNFEDEIIRIATDAHEAMGVTGVENEHFKGKSRSALAKIILVARGDFSKIEPLFNLIDEPDEWFQKNANFPEAYEIVNPLLKQLKTHYLAHLPNYSLAIAFNKNLYYLRLMQEIAVLLKEYRAENDNLLISDAQKLISGITEDAGDNPSFIWEKVGNRYRNFLFDEFQDTSTSQWGSFKSLLTNAMATPSETLIDHLIVGDTKQSIYRWRNGDWNILHQHARRDVGPENVMEDSLAENYRSAENIITFNNFLYKSIPLVLQNELNQNLLTKPKSISSWWEAEHYTQIITDIYSTSTQNFATNTPKGGTIKIKKFGKEHAPTRLVSPKLLSGILPWVILSAKSKYSRSITMP, encoded by the coding sequence ATGCCCAAACCACTTAAAATTCTTCAGGCTTCTGCCGGTTCTGGTAAAACATTCAGTTTAACAGCGCATTACCTTACACTACTATTTTCCGGTGAGAATAAATACCGCGAAATTTTAGCCGTTACTTTTACCAATAAGGCTACAGAGGAAATGAAAACCCGGATACTGGAAGTCTTGCTGGGATTAGCAAAGGGCAATCCCGCAAAGAAAATAGACGATTACCGGCAGCTCATTTTACAGGCTTATCCCGAAATGAGCAGTCAGGAGCTGCAATTTAAAGCGGATAAAATCTACCGTAAAATCCTGCACGATTATAGCCGCTTTTCGGTTAGTACCATTGATGGCTTCGTGCAAAAAGTAATCCGTGGTTTCGCTTTCGAACTAGGCCTTAATGCGGATTATAATTTAGAGATGAATTATGATAAAGTTAAAGATGACCTAGTTGCCAAACTAGATGAAGCTTTAGACCATAATAAACAACTTCTACAATGGATTATCGATCTGGCTATCGAACGCATTAGCGATAACAAAAGCTGGAATTATAAATTCGAACTATACAACCTGATCGGGGAAATTTTTTCAGAGCGTTTCCAGATTTTTGAAGATGCAGTAAGCGCTTTGGGCTTAGAGAATATCGACGAGCTTTTCAAAAAATATATCAGCATAACTAAAGCCGAGATTAAAAATTTCGAAGATGAAATTATCCGTATTGCGACCGATGCACACGAAGCTATGGGCGTTACAGGCGTCGAAAATGAACACTTCAAAGGAAAATCCCGCAGTGCACTAGCCAAAATAATACTCGTTGCCCGTGGCGATTTTTCTAAAATAGAACCACTTTTCAACCTGATTGATGAACCGGATGAGTGGTTTCAAAAAAATGCAAATTTTCCTGAGGCCTACGAAATTGTAAATCCCCTTCTAAAACAACTTAAAACTCATTATTTAGCACATTTACCTAATTATAGCCTGGCTATAGCTTTTAACAAAAACCTATATTATTTAAGGTTAATGCAGGAAATTGCAGTGCTTTTGAAAGAATACCGTGCAGAAAACGATAACCTGCTTATTAGTGATGCACAGAAATTAATTTCTGGCATTACCGAAGATGCAGGCGATAACCCTTCGTTTATCTGGGAAAAAGTGGGCAACAGGTATCGCAATTTCTTGTTCGATGAATTTCAGGATACTTCAACCAGTCAGTGGGGAAGTTTTAAATCACTCCTCACCAACGCCATGGCCACGCCAAGCGAAACGCTGATCGACCACCTGATTGTAGGCGATACCAAACAATCTATTTATCGCTGGCGCAATGGCGATTGGAATATCCTGCACCAACACGCTAGACGCGATGTAGGTCCAGAAAATGTAATGGAAGACAGTCTGGCTGAAAATTACAGGAGCGCTGAAAACATCATCACTTTCAACAATTTTCTTTACAAGTCTATTCCCCTTGTGCTTCAAAATGAATTAAATCAAAACCTGCTTACCAAACCCAAGAGCATTTCTTCGTGGTGGGAAGCAGAACACTATACCCAGATTATAACCGATATTTACAGTACTTCAACCCAAAACTTTGCAACAAACACCCCGAAAGGTGGCACTATTAAAATTAAAAAATTTGGGAAAGAACATGCCCCAACGAGGCTCGTTTCACCGAAACTACTTTCAGGGATATTGCCCTGGGTGATATTATCAGCGAAATCAAAGTACTCCAGGAGCATAACTATGCCTTAA
- a CDS encoding 3'-5' exonuclease, translating to MLTVRKLMEHKLPVLSGDALLISNNSAIQLIINTLKVLIGLESQTALYKANCIALYRSLQEKEVNANDYLNLTNRPLNSLNEVLPSALCENWQSWLQLPLPELVEILIESYGLKNLTANLPYLLAFRDLTASAGKLGEKGIIAFLTWWEEDGIKKSLPSPEGADAIQIITIHKSKGLAFRAVFVPFCNWEIKGKANGTFWVSSDDTVYKELRGIPLKYNEALADSAIAKAYYEELLYNNMDALNMLYVATTRSKDYLYIATMAKKELKLSNMGDVINLTFENEFDENGVYEIVDFVSAESKNEEANFIDLKSYPTTTRLSELYIPSEDKHLRHLVNIEKSGRKGSLLHDILANASTPKEVEAYITNLILDGIVQEDEKPNLISRALEVLENVDLKVVLSKATGSITEKNIIDAKGKLHRPDRILFNNDEVIILDYKFTLEESDKHIEQVNNYSTLLAEMGYENIKTYLFYAVKGKLKLV from the coding sequence ATGCTCACCGTTAGAAAATTAATGGAGCATAAATTACCCGTATTATCTGGTGATGCATTATTAATATCGAACAATTCGGCCATACAACTTATTATTAATACGCTAAAGGTGCTTATTGGCCTCGAATCTCAAACAGCCCTGTACAAAGCCAATTGCATTGCCCTTTATCGCTCTTTACAAGAAAAAGAAGTAAACGCCAACGATTACCTTAACCTTACTAACCGGCCGTTAAATAGCCTTAACGAAGTTTTGCCTTCTGCCCTTTGCGAAAACTGGCAGAGTTGGTTACAGCTACCATTGCCAGAACTCGTTGAAATATTAATTGAAAGCTATGGTTTAAAAAACCTAACAGCAAACTTACCCTATTTACTCGCCTTTAGAGATTTAACCGCATCGGCAGGCAAACTGGGCGAAAAAGGAATTATTGCCTTTTTAACCTGGTGGGAAGAAGATGGCATTAAAAAGTCTTTACCATCTCCAGAAGGTGCAGATGCGATCCAAATCATTACCATCCACAAATCGAAAGGGCTTGCATTTAGGGCTGTCTTTGTTCCTTTTTGCAACTGGGAAATCAAAGGTAAGGCAAATGGGACTTTCTGGGTTTCATCAGATGACACTGTTTATAAAGAGTTGCGTGGCATTCCGCTAAAATACAATGAAGCCCTGGCCGATTCGGCAATTGCTAAAGCTTACTACGAAGAACTGCTCTACAATAACATGGATGCGCTGAATATGCTTTATGTGGCAACCACACGCTCAAAAGATTACCTTTATATCGCTACCATGGCTAAAAAGGAACTTAAACTATCAAACATGGGCGACGTAATAAACCTTACTTTCGAAAATGAATTTGATGAAAACGGGGTGTACGAAATTGTAGATTTTGTTTCAGCAGAAAGTAAAAATGAAGAAGCAAACTTTATTGACCTGAAAAGCTATCCAACCACTACACGCTTATCAGAATTATATATCCCATCCGAAGACAAACACCTCAGGCACCTGGTTAATATTGAAAAATCGGGAAGAAAAGGATCCCTGCTCCACGATATTTTAGCCAATGCCAGTACCCCAAAAGAGGTTGAGGCTTATATTACCAATTTGATTTTAGATGGGATTGTACAGGAAGATGAAAAGCCAAACCTGATTTCGAGAGCTTTAGAAGTGCTGGAAAACGTTGATTTAAAAGTGGTTTTAAGCAAAGCTACCGGTAGCATTACCGAAAAAAACATTATCGATGCAAAAGGTAAACTTCACCGCCCCGACCGTATTTTGTTCAACAATGATGAGGTAATTATCCTCGACTATAAGTTTACATTGGAAGAAAGCGACAAACACATCGAGCAGGTAAACAATTACAGTACTTTACTTGCAGAGATGGGGTATGAAAATATTAAAACTTATTTATTTTATGCCGTAAAGGGTAAGTTGAAACTGGTATAA
- a CDS encoding carboxypeptidase-like regulatory domain-containing protein — MKTFLLSLSMTLLIYGMQARAQTNCNIHGIIADSLKKVLSNTTIKLYFGKDSLNTTTNDKGYFSFSNIKAKEVTLKVSSIGFKTYLAKYSIKSDMQEIDLGTIVLKAGEISLADVTIKAKPVAIRYKQDTVEYDANAFHVQDEDRVTDLLKQLPGVEVDENENVTAMGKSMTKLRVNGKDFFTNNVKDFISKLPAGIVAKIQVIDDFGDQANFTGIKIGESQKMLNIVTKPGMDNGQFGGLSINGGTNKQIGGNGNVNLWNGEKQSSGGLGYNIADNGAGLYQNRTFGINHNNKIGKNASFGLNYNYNGGINNSKTLQAVETVNTLGKLNSQLENDNYSANNGHGLGEVLIKLPRKYIYQVLLISIIITPTLVTVH, encoded by the coding sequence TTGAAAACTTTTCTACTCTCGCTCTCCATGACATTACTGATTTATGGTATGCAAGCTCGCGCGCAAACAAACTGCAACATCCATGGTATTATTGCTGATTCTTTGAAAAAAGTGCTTAGTAACACTACAATTAAACTCTATTTTGGCAAAGACTCATTAAATACCACTACAAATGATAAAGGATACTTTTCTTTTTCAAATATCAAAGCAAAGGAAGTGACCTTAAAAGTTAGTAGTATAGGATTTAAAACGTATTTGGCAAAATATAGCATCAAGTCTGACATGCAGGAAATAGACCTGGGGACAATTGTTTTGAAAGCTGGAGAAATTTCATTGGCCGATGTTACCATTAAAGCAAAACCTGTTGCCATAAGGTACAAACAAGATACAGTTGAATACGACGCGAATGCTTTTCACGTGCAAGACGAAGATAGGGTGACCGATCTATTAAAGCAGTTACCGGGCGTAGAAGTAGATGAAAACGAAAACGTTACTGCGATGGGAAAAAGCATGACAAAACTCCGGGTTAACGGAAAGGATTTTTTCACAAATAATGTTAAAGATTTTATATCCAAACTGCCTGCAGGCATTGTTGCAAAAATACAGGTAATAGACGATTTCGGTGATCAGGCAAACTTTACCGGCATCAAAATTGGGGAATCGCAGAAAATGTTAAACATTGTTACCAAGCCCGGTATGGATAACGGACAGTTTGGAGGTCTATCCATTAATGGCGGTACAAATAAACAAATTGGCGGCAATGGGAACGTTAACTTATGGAATGGCGAAAAGCAATCGAGTGGAGGCCTGGGTTACAACATAGCAGATAATGGAGCCGGGCTTTATCAAAATAGAACTTTCGGAATAAACCACAACAATAAAATCGGTAAAAATGCAAGCTTTGGCCTTAACTATAATTACAACGGAGGGATCAACAATTCTAAAACCCTTCAAGCAGTAGAAACAGTTAATACTTTAGGAAAATTGAATAGCCAGCTCGAAAATGACAATTATTCGGCAAATAACGGCCATGGTTTGGGGGAAGTTTTAATCAAACTACCAAGAAAATATATTTATCAAGTTCTTTTAATTTCAATTATAATAACACCAACTCTCGTAACAGTTCATTAA